The Cellulophaga sp. L1A9 genome window below encodes:
- a CDS encoding GNAT family N-acetyltransferase, which translates to MNIKQSEQDKNGVFKAFIENQEVGHLEYAWLGPKTLSINHTEVNPDFGGQGIGKKLVLHAVAFAREKNAKIKALCTYAKAVIDKNPDLQDILA; encoded by the coding sequence ATGAATATAAAACAATCAGAACAGGACAAAAACGGAGTATTTAAGGCTTTTATTGAAAATCAAGAAGTTGGCCACTTAGAATATGCTTGGCTAGGTCCCAAAACCTTAAGTATTAATCATACCGAAGTGAATCCAGATTTTGGAGGCCAAGGTATTGGCAAGAAACTAGTTTTACATGCGGTGGCTTTTGCTCGGGAAAAAAATGCTAAAATAAAAGCATTGTGCACTTACGCTAAAGCGGTGATTGATAAAAACCCAGATCTTCAAGATATTCTAGCTTAA
- a CDS encoding OmpH family outer membrane protein gives MKKIVMALALFSVFACQESKIGFVDNQKLMEEYQEKVDVEAKFKVKIDALTKKRDSISQMFQMKLQAFQAKAQKMPQAQAQEEYGQLQQEGQFMGQQLQTQEQELQVQSQTEMDSIVSKVKREVKAYGKDNGYTFILGGGDGGSVLYGAEAQEVTAPIVKALNDKYKN, from the coding sequence ATGAAAAAAATTGTAATGGCTTTAGCACTATTTAGTGTTTTTGCATGCCAAGAGAGTAAAATTGGTTTTGTTGATAATCAAAAGCTAATGGAAGAGTATCAAGAAAAGGTTGACGTTGAGGCTAAATTCAAAGTTAAAATAGATGCTTTAACGAAAAAGAGAGATAGTATTTCTCAAATGTTTCAGATGAAATTACAAGCTTTTCAGGCTAAAGCTCAGAAAATGCCACAAGCACAGGCACAAGAGGAATACGGTCAATTACAACAAGAAGGTCAGTTCATGGGGCAGCAATTACAAACTCAAGAACAAGAATTACAAGTACAAAGCCAAACAGAAATGGATAGTATTGTAAGCAAAGTAAAAAGAGAAGTTAAAGCATACGGTAAAGATAACGGGTATACGTTTATCTTAGGTGGTGGAGACGGTGGTAGTGTTCTTTACGGAGCAGAAGCACAAGAAGTTACTGCGCCAATCGTAAAAGCGTTAAACGATAAGTACAAGAACTAA
- a CDS encoding DoxX family protein, translated as MNPLTNNATELILLLFLIITFLQSGVDKILDWKGNLGWLKEHFSKSPLKNSVPLLLVIVLITEMIAALLCIGGIYQLLAENKTGLAFYGALFSCISLLMLLFGQRMAKDYEGAKTIAIYFIPAMFLLFLLQ; from the coding sequence ATGAATCCACTTACAAACAATGCCACAGAACTAATTTTACTGCTTTTTTTAATCATTACGTTTTTACAAAGTGGGGTTGATAAAATCTTAGATTGGAAAGGAAACTTAGGCTGGTTAAAAGAACATTTTTCAAAATCGCCATTAAAAAATAGCGTTCCCCTACTCTTAGTCATTGTTTTAATTACGGAGATGATAGCAGCATTGTTATGCATAGGTGGCATATACCAATTACTTGCAGAGAATAAAACAGGATTAGCCTTTTACGGCGCACTGTTTTCTTGTATATCACTTTTGATGCTATTGTTTGGGCAGCGAATGGCTAAGGATTATGAAGGAGCAAAAACCATTGCCATTTACTTTATCCCTGCCATGTTTTTGTTGTTTTTACTGCAATAA
- a CDS encoding DNA polymerase III subunit delta' translates to MLFDSILGLSHIKNHLVSSAQAGRISHAQLFIGAEGCGTLPMAIAYAQHILCETSENVNEQTKQACHIKCNTLTHPDLHFAFPVANSDKVKSHAVSDNYIQDFRVFVKEQPYGNLFDWYRLIGIEKKQGQIGVDEAQEIVKKLSLKSYEGGYKICIIWMADKLNISASNKLLKLIEEPPNKTVFILIAEDEEQIIQTIRSRCQVLHFPPLSEDAIANGLIDLGVAKDQALRLANEANGNYNKALDLMNNDSEDLVFEKWFVQWVRSAFKAKGNKAAIHDLISWSTELAKTGRETQKNFILYCIAIMRQAMLINFNAKELAYTRIHVDGFDINKFAPFIHENNIIEITEELERAIYHIERNGNAKIIFTDLSIKLTRLLHKKAELS, encoded by the coding sequence ATGTTATTTGATTCTATTTTAGGTTTATCCCACATAAAAAACCATTTGGTATCTAGCGCTCAAGCAGGGAGAATTTCGCATGCTCAGCTATTTATTGGAGCAGAAGGTTGCGGAACTTTACCCATGGCAATTGCATATGCACAACACATTCTTTGTGAAACATCTGAGAATGTAAATGAGCAAACAAAGCAAGCCTGTCATATAAAATGCAATACGCTTACCCATCCAGATTTACATTTTGCTTTTCCCGTAGCAAATTCTGATAAGGTAAAAAGTCATGCGGTTAGTGATAATTATATTCAAGATTTTAGAGTATTTGTAAAAGAGCAACCCTATGGCAATTTGTTTGATTGGTACCGATTAATTGGTATTGAAAAAAAACAAGGACAGATTGGTGTTGATGAAGCGCAAGAAATTGTAAAAAAGCTCTCCTTGAAATCTTACGAAGGTGGCTATAAAATTTGCATTATCTGGATGGCAGATAAGCTAAATATTTCTGCCTCAAATAAGCTTTTAAAACTAATAGAAGAGCCACCAAATAAAACGGTGTTTATTCTAATTGCAGAAGATGAAGAGCAGATTATTCAAACCATACGTTCTCGTTGTCAAGTTTTACATTTTCCACCACTATCAGAAGATGCAATTGCTAATGGCCTTATAGATCTTGGTGTTGCTAAAGATCAGGCATTGCGTTTAGCAAACGAAGCTAATGGCAATTACAACAAAGCCTTAGATCTTATGAATAATGATTCTGAGGATTTAGTTTTTGAGAAATGGTTTGTTCAATGGGTACGTAGCGCTTTTAAAGCAAAAGGAAATAAAGCTGCCATTCACGATCTAATTTCTTGGAGTACAGAACTTGCAAAAACAGGAAGAGAAACTCAGAAAAACTTTATTCTCTATTGTATTGCCATAATGCGCCAAGCGATGCTTATTAATTTTAACGCAAAAGAGCTTGCTTACACGAGAATACATGTAGATGGTTTTGATATTAACAAGTTTGCCCCTTTTATTCATGAAAATAATATCATAGAAATTACCGAAGAACTAGAACGCGCCATTTACCATATTGAACGTAATGGAAATGCTAAAATAATTTTTACCGATCTATCTATAAAACTAACCCGTTTACTGCATAAAAAAGCAGAATTATCTTAA
- the pgk gene encoding phosphoglycerate kinase gives MKTLDDINFKGKKALIRVDFNVPLDGDLKVTDASRIEAAKPSIIKILEDGGSAILMSHLGRPNGQVNPDLSLKHICDEVSNVIGVSVKFVDDCVGEKAEAAAANLKSGEVLLLENLRFHPEEEKGDKAFAEQLSKLGDVYVNDAFGTAHRAHASTTVVAQFFPENRCFGYLMAKEIAAIDKVMATGEKPVTAILGGSKVSSKITIIENILDKVDHLIIGGGMTYTFIKAQGGKIGDSICEDDKQELALEILKKAKEKGVEVHIPVDVLAADDFSNDANTKIVSVNEIPDGWQGLDAGPKTLENFKEVILKSKTILWNGPIGVFEMTSFAKGTIAIGNYIAEATENGAFSLVGGGDSVAAVKQFGFENKVSYVSTGGGAMLESLEGKTLPGIAAIL, from the coding sequence ATGAAAACTTTAGACGATATTAATTTCAAAGGAAAAAAAGCATTAATCAGAGTCGACTTTAATGTGCCTTTAGATGGCGATTTAAAAGTAACGGATGCAAGTAGAATTGAGGCTGCAAAACCATCGATTATCAAAATATTAGAAGATGGTGGAAGCGCAATTCTTATGAGTCATTTAGGAAGGCCAAACGGGCAGGTAAATCCTGATTTGTCGCTTAAACATATTTGTGATGAAGTCTCTAATGTAATAGGCGTTAGTGTAAAATTTGTTGATGATTGTGTTGGCGAAAAAGCCGAAGCTGCTGCAGCTAACTTAAAAAGCGGAGAGGTTTTATTATTGGAAAACCTTCGTTTTCACCCAGAAGAAGAAAAAGGAGACAAAGCTTTTGCAGAACAATTGTCTAAATTAGGAGATGTTTATGTGAACGATGCCTTCGGTACTGCACATAGAGCGCATGCTTCTACAACTGTGGTAGCACAATTTTTTCCTGAGAATAGATGTTTTGGTTATTTGATGGCAAAAGAAATTGCAGCCATTGATAAGGTTATGGCTACAGGTGAAAAGCCCGTAACTGCTATTTTAGGAGGGTCAAAAGTTTCTTCTAAAATTACAATTATTGAAAATATTTTAGATAAAGTAGATCATTTGATCATCGGTGGAGGAATGACGTATACGTTCATTAAGGCACAGGGTGGCAAAATAGGAGATTCTATTTGCGAAGATGATAAACAAGAATTAGCATTAGAAATTTTAAAGAAAGCTAAAGAAAAAGGTGTAGAAGTTCATATTCCTGTAGATGTTTTGGCTGCTGATGACTTTAGTAATGATGCAAATACTAAAATTGTTTCTGTAAATGAAATTCCTGATGGATGGCAAGGTTTAGATGCTGGCCCAAAAACATTGGAAAACTTTAAAGAAGTAATTTTAAAATCGAAAACTATTCTTTGGAATGGTCCTATTGGTGTATTTGAAATGACAAGCTTTGCAAAAGGGACTATTGCGATAGGTAATTATATTGCTGAAGCAACTGAAAATGGGGCTTTCTCTCTAGTAGGTGGTGGAGATTCTGTTGCTGCAGTGAAACAATTTGGCTTTGAAAATAAAGTTAGTTATGTGTCTACTGGTGGTGGTGCAATGTTAGAAAGCTTAGAAGGTAAAACGTTACCTGGTATTGCTGCAATACTATAA
- a CDS encoding LysM peptidoglycan-binding domain-containing protein, whose amino-acid sequence MMYKHSKILTLFSVVVCSTGMYAQTTPKENTIRIIEAKDIPLDTTVKVLKNTKNNIVQVAPNGTIEHPNFIVKKDDKYNLEDHPQSAKYDSLWLKELSDSASLFDEMYEEVSTLEVDENFLASVDTETLKLRLEKLNQKTPFNVEYNPSLESVIQSFLKRKRGLMERMLTLSQFYFPMFEQELASYNIPLELKYLAIVESALNPRARSRVGATGLWQFMYPTGKMYDLDVSSYVDDRSDPIKATKAACAYLLKLHDIYDDWDLALAAYNSGPGNVNKAIRRSGGHTNYWNIRNNLPRETAGYVPAFLATMYLFEYADEHGLKPKNAERPYFQTDTIHVKRLITFQQISELVNVSIEELEVLNPSYKLNIIPFIDTEDYTLRLPIDAIGRFVANEEAIYAHVEEELKIQEKALPQLVETKNQIRYKVRSGDFLGKIAERYGVRVSDIKRWNNLRSNNLKIGQRLTIHSKKPVSVASKSTKSNANTSTKRAIAASTKIHNVKSGDSLWTISKKYPGISVDNLKKWNGISGNNLKLGTKLVLCDCQP is encoded by the coding sequence ATGATGTATAAACACAGTAAAATACTAACCCTTTTTTCTGTAGTTGTGTGTAGTACAGGTATGTATGCACAGACTACACCAAAGGAGAATACTATCAGAATTATTGAAGCTAAAGATATTCCTTTAGATACTACAGTAAAAGTTCTGAAAAACACAAAGAACAATATCGTTCAAGTAGCGCCAAATGGTACTATTGAACATCCTAATTTTATTGTAAAAAAGGATGATAAATATAATCTAGAAGATCATCCACAATCGGCTAAATATGACAGCCTTTGGCTTAAAGAATTATCGGATAGTGCTTCACTTTTTGATGAAATGTACGAAGAGGTTTCAACTTTAGAGGTTGATGAGAACTTTTTAGCCTCCGTAGATACGGAAACACTTAAGCTCCGTTTAGAAAAATTAAACCAGAAAACCCCTTTTAATGTTGAATACAATCCTTCTTTGGAAAGTGTTATTCAGTCTTTCTTAAAAAGAAAAAGAGGTTTAATGGAACGTATGCTTACGCTTAGTCAGTTTTATTTTCCAATGTTTGAGCAAGAATTAGCGAGCTATAATATCCCATTAGAATTAAAATATTTGGCGATTGTAGAGTCGGCCTTAAACCCTAGAGCTAGATCTAGAGTTGGTGCAACAGGATTGTGGCAATTTATGTACCCTACAGGGAAAATGTATGATCTTGATGTAAGTAGTTATGTTGATGATCGTAGTGATCCTATAAAAGCGACCAAAGCAGCTTGTGCGTACCTATTAAAATTACATGATATTTATGACGACTGGGATCTTGCATTAGCAGCGTATAATTCAGGACCAGGAAATGTAAATAAAGCCATAAGAAGATCTGGCGGTCATACAAACTATTGGAACATTAGGAATAACTTGCCACGCGAAACGGCTGGGTATGTTCCGGCTTTTTTGGCAACCATGTATTTATTTGAATATGCTGATGAACATGGATTAAAACCTAAAAATGCGGAGCGTCCTTATTTCCAAACGGATACCATTCATGTAAAACGATTGATTACATTTCAGCAAATTTCTGAATTGGTAAATGTCTCTATCGAAGAATTAGAGGTTTTAAACCCTTCTTATAAATTAAATATCATTCCGTTTATAGATACAGAAGACTATACACTTCGCTTGCCTATAGATGCAATTGGTAGGTTTGTAGCTAATGAAGAAGCTATTTATGCACATGTAGAAGAAGAGTTAAAAATTCAGGAGAAGGCATTGCCACAATTGGTTGAAACAAAAAACCAGATTCGGTATAAAGTGCGCAGTGGAGATTTCTTAGGGAAAATTGCTGAGCGTTATGGGGTGCGCGTAAGTGATATTAAAAGGTGGAACAATTTAAGAAGTAATAATTTAAAAATTGGACAGCGTTTAACTATTCATTCTAAAAAGCCTGTTAGTGTAGCCAGTAAGAGTACTAAATCTAACGCTAATACCAGTACAAAACGAGCAATTGCGGCTAGTACCAAAATACATAATGTAAAATCAGGCGACTCCCTCTGGACAATATCTAAAAAGTATCCTGGCATTTCTGTGGATAATTTAAAAAAATGGAATGGAATTAGTGGAAACAACTTAAAGTTAGGCACGAAACTTGTGCTATGTGATTGTCAACCCTAA
- a CDS encoding DUF4837 family protein: MKNIVSFFAIALLLVSCKDDKSVKYLPESIGAINSLAVVMDNDLWQGEVGDKVREHFAAPVVGLTLEEPLFTINYMPPSVFTGSIQHSRSVLYVTRDSTNKALIKSDVYAKPQKVGVISGKNVQDIKKEIDGKADEIIKAFRGLEISEAQKRFKRSLNKDTILAKNFKVSLNIPSAYKVGRQEDNFVWYDRQVPKGTMNVIMYTMPEDYFKNDSTLVTDILRMRDSIGSVYIPGEDIAGKKNHMVSEKIFAPHVYPAEIGGKKAVEVRGLWEMSDYPMGGPYLLYIINDKENKRKLIVEGFTFAPASQKRDNMFELEAIMKTIKFK, from the coding sequence ATGAAAAATATAGTAAGCTTTTTTGCCATTGCACTCCTACTAGTCTCCTGTAAGGATGATAAGAGTGTCAAATATTTACCGGAATCTATTGGTGCTATAAATTCATTAGCTGTGGTTATGGATAATGACTTATGGCAAGGTGAGGTAGGGGATAAAGTTCGGGAGCATTTTGCAGCACCAGTTGTAGGTCTAACTTTAGAAGAACCATTGTTTACTATTAATTATATGCCACCGTCTGTCTTTACTGGAAGTATTCAGCATTCTAGATCTGTATTGTATGTTACCAGAGACAGTACCAACAAGGCATTAATTAAATCAGATGTTTATGCCAAACCACAAAAAGTTGGTGTAATTTCAGGTAAGAATGTTCAAGATATTAAAAAAGAGATCGATGGTAAAGCAGATGAAATTATTAAAGCCTTTAGAGGTTTGGAAATTTCTGAAGCTCAAAAACGCTTTAAACGCTCTTTAAATAAGGACACCATTCTAGCAAAAAACTTTAAGGTGAGCTTAAATATTCCATCTGCTTATAAAGTAGGGAGACAAGAAGATAATTTTGTGTGGTATGATCGTCAAGTGCCTAAAGGGACTATGAATGTGATTATGTATACAATGCCAGAAGATTATTTTAAAAACGATTCTACCTTGGTAACAGATATTCTTAGAATGCGCGATTCTATCGGGAGTGTATATATTCCTGGAGAAGATATTGCGGGCAAGAAAAATCATATGGTCTCAGAAAAAATATTTGCACCGCATGTGTATCCAGCTGAGATTGGCGGGAAAAAAGCAGTAGAGGTTAGAGGCCTTTGGGAAATGAGTGATTATCCAATGGGTGGTCCGTACTTGTTGTACATCATTAACGATAAAGAAAATAAAAGAAAGTTAATCGTAGAAGGATTTACTTTTGCTCCAGCATCTCAAAAAAGAGATAATATGTTTGAGTTAGAGGCTATTATGAAAACTATAAAATTTAAGTAA
- a CDS encoding DUF6747 family protein, producing the protein MRNILLVKEIYFEAFRNLGNFLIKNYMQVYAWCCFALIGISIFALIFRVSTGFAFQ; encoded by the coding sequence ATGAGGAATATTTTACTCGTTAAAGAAATTTATTTTGAAGCTTTTAGGAATTTGGGGAACTTTCTAATAAAAAACTACATGCAAGTGTATGCTTGGTGTTGTTTTGCCTTAATCGGTATATCAATTTTTGCACTTATTTTTAGAGTGTCTACCGGTTTTGCGTTTCAATAA
- a CDS encoding 3-oxoacid CoA-transferase subunit B, translated as MLDKTGIAKRIAKEVKDGYYVNLGIGIPTLVANYVREDISVEFQSENGVLGMGPFPFEGEEDADIINAGKQTITTLPGASFFDSATSFGMIRGQHVDLTILGAMEVSEEGDIANWKIPGKMVKGMGGAMDLVASAENIIVAMMHTNRAGESKLLKRCSLPLTGVGCVKKIVTNLAVLEVTENGFKLLERAPGVHVEEIIRATEGSLIIEGDVPEMII; from the coding sequence ATGTTAGATAAAACAGGTATAGCGAAACGTATCGCAAAAGAAGTAAAAGACGGATATTATGTAAACTTAGGGATTGGCATTCCTACCTTAGTTGCTAATTATGTTCGAGAAGATATAAGTGTAGAGTTCCAAAGTGAGAATGGTGTTTTAGGTATGGGACCTTTTCCTTTTGAAGGAGAAGAGGATGCAGACATCATCAATGCAGGCAAACAAACTATTACAACCCTGCCAGGAGCATCATTTTTTGACTCTGCTACGAGTTTTGGTATGATTCGGGGGCAACATGTAGACTTAACCATTTTAGGCGCTATGGAGGTCTCTGAAGAGGGAGATATTGCAAATTGGAAGATTCCGGGCAAGATGGTGAAAGGAATGGGCGGTGCCATGGATCTTGTGGCCTCTGCAGAAAATATTATTGTTGCCATGATGCACACCAATAGAGCAGGAGAATCTAAGCTTTTAAAAAGATGTAGTCTCCCCTTAACAGGAGTAGGATGTGTTAAAAAAATTGTAACCAACCTTGCCGTCTTAGAAGTTACTGAAAATGGATTTAAACTTTTAGAACGCGCTCCAGGAGTTCATGTAGAAGAAATTATAAGGGCTACGGAAGGCTCTTTAATCATTGAAGGCGATGTTCCTGAAATGATCATTTAA
- a CDS encoding CoA transferase subunit A → MIKKTVSNVHEALKGVEDKMTFMLGGFGLCGIPENAIAELVSLEVKDITCISNNAGVDDFGLGLLLQKHQVKKMISSYVGENDEFERQMLSGELDVELTPQGTLAEKCRAAQSGFPAFYTPAGYGTEVAEGKETREFNGKMYVLEEAYKADFSFVKAWKGDEAGNLIFKGTARNFNPVMCGAAKITVAEVEELVPAGELNPNEIHVPGIFVQRIFQGKDYEKRIEQRTVRKKN, encoded by the coding sequence ATGATAAAGAAAACTGTTTCTAATGTTCATGAAGCCTTAAAAGGTGTAGAAGATAAAATGACTTTTATGCTAGGCGGCTTTGGATTATGCGGAATACCGGAGAATGCTATTGCAGAATTGGTGTCTTTAGAAGTAAAAGATATTACTTGCATTTCTAATAATGCTGGCGTAGATGATTTTGGTTTAGGCTTACTATTACAAAAGCATCAAGTAAAAAAAATGATCTCGTCTTACGTAGGTGAGAACGATGAATTTGAACGGCAAATGTTAAGTGGCGAACTAGATGTAGAATTAACGCCACAGGGAACTTTAGCAGAGAAATGTAGAGCTGCACAATCTGGTTTCCCTGCTTTTTATACTCCAGCGGGTTATGGTACTGAAGTTGCTGAAGGAAAAGAAACACGAGAATTTAATGGAAAAATGTATGTTTTAGAAGAAGCTTATAAGGCCGACTTTTCTTTTGTAAAAGCGTGGAAAGGAGATGAAGCAGGAAATTTGATTTTTAAAGGTACTGCCCGTAATTTTAACCCTGTAATGTGCGGTGCTGCAAAAATTACAGTGGCAGAAGTTGAAGAGCTTGTTCCTGCCGGGGAATTAAACCCAAATGAAATACATGTGCCAGGGATCTTTGTTCAGCGTATTTTTCAAGGAAAAGACTATGAAAAAAGAATTGAACAACGTACGGTAAGGAAAAAGAATTAA
- a CDS encoding penicillin-binding protein 1A — MAAAPKKKQKNNFFKFIKWFWILFITGLLAIVLIFLAASWNWFGELPTFERLENPQTNLATEIISSDGETLGKYYLDDNRTPIPFEDLPKNLVDALVATEDARYFEHSGVDARGTIRAFAYLGSKGGASTISQQLAKQLFTGTASRGWKRYTQKIKEWVIATRLERQYTKEEIIAMYFNIYDFGNNADGIRSASKIYFSKEPKDLNVAESAMLVGMFKNSSLYNPRPKRNPVGTKNRRDVVLAQMAKYEFISEKTKDSLQKLSLGLRYSPESHRDGLATYFRMHLQSFLNDWISKNPKPALEGERDKWNIYLDGLKVYTTIDSRMQQNAEDAVEEHMKRLQAEFFNQNTPERNKTAPFLDINTSQINSIMERGMKGSDRWRKMKSNGKSEKEIRASFKEPTPMVVFDWNSVGNEKDTIMTPLDSIRYYKSFLRTAMMSMEPQTGHVKAWVGDLNYKHFQYDNVIQGARQAGSTFKPFVYAAAIDQLRLSPCETLYDDEYCIEAGKHGNQEAWCPKNSDGKYTLKNMSLKTALAGSVNTVTAQLMDKVGPKPVAAMAKNMGITRDIPEVPSIALGTAEVNVYEMVGAFGTFANEGVYVKPVLVTRIEDKNGTVLYEYVPETRDVMSKDVAYAMVDLMQGVVQSGSGGRLRHSYAKNNAVYKEVVTGYPYNLTNPIAGKTGTTQKNSDGWFMGMVPNLVTGVWVGGEERATHFNRTAYGQGATMALPIWGLYMVKNYANKELDISDGNFKKPAGMSIELDCSKFQEDKKDDTNPEEDDLDDLDF; from the coding sequence ATGGCAGCGGCTCCCAAAAAAAAACAAAAGAACAATTTTTTTAAATTCATAAAATGGTTTTGGATTCTATTCATCACAGGACTCCTAGCTATAGTTTTAATATTTCTAGCGGCTTCATGGAACTGGTTTGGAGAACTCCCCACTTTTGAACGTTTAGAAAATCCACAAACAAACCTGGCGACAGAAATTATTTCTTCTGATGGAGAAACATTAGGTAAATATTATTTAGACGATAACCGTACGCCCATACCTTTTGAAGATTTGCCTAAAAACCTTGTAGATGCGTTAGTCGCTACAGAAGATGCACGTTATTTTGAACATTCTGGAGTTGATGCGCGTGGAACCATCCGTGCCTTTGCTTATTTAGGTTCCAAAGGTGGTGCAAGTACCATTTCTCAACAGTTAGCAAAACAGTTATTTACGGGTACGGCATCTCGTGGGTGGAAACGTTACACGCAAAAAATTAAAGAATGGGTTATTGCTACGCGTTTAGAGCGGCAATACACTAAGGAAGAAATTATAGCGATGTACTTTAATATCTATGATTTTGGTAACAATGCTGATGGGATTCGTTCTGCATCAAAAATATACTTTAGTAAAGAACCTAAAGATTTGAATGTAGCAGAATCTGCCATGCTGGTAGGAATGTTTAAAAATTCCTCTTTATACAACCCTAGACCTAAACGTAATCCTGTAGGAACTAAAAACAGACGTGATGTTGTATTAGCTCAAATGGCTAAATATGAGTTCATCAGTGAAAAAACAAAAGACTCATTACAAAAATTATCATTAGGCTTGCGCTATTCTCCGGAATCACATCGTGATGGTTTGGCGACTTATTTTAGAATGCATTTACAGAGTTTTTTAAATGATTGGATCTCTAAAAACCCTAAGCCAGCACTAGAAGGAGAAAGAGATAAATGGAATATTTATTTAGACGGATTAAAGGTATATACCACTATTGATTCAAGAATGCAACAGAATGCAGAAGATGCTGTTGAAGAGCATATGAAAAGGTTACAGGCAGAATTTTTTAATCAAAACACCCCTGAACGCAATAAGACAGCACCCTTTCTAGACATAAACACAAGTCAGATTAACAGTATTATGGAACGCGGTATGAAAGGTTCTGACCGTTGGAGAAAAATGAAAAGTAATGGGAAATCTGAAAAAGAAATAAGAGCATCTTTTAAAGAACCTACACCCATGGTAGTTTTTGATTGGAATAGTGTGGGTAATGAAAAGGATACTATTATGACTCCTTTAGACTCTATCCGCTATTACAAATCGTTTTTACGAACTGCAATGATGTCTATGGAACCACAAACAGGACATGTAAAAGCATGGGTTGGTGATTTAAATTATAAGCATTTTCAATATGATAATGTAATTCAAGGAGCACGCCAAGCAGGGTCTACATTTAAGCCTTTTGTATATGCTGCCGCCATTGATCAATTACGTCTATCGCCTTGCGAAACTTTATACGATGATGAATATTGTATTGAGGCTGGTAAGCATGGCAACCAAGAAGCATGGTGCCCTAAGAACTCTGATGGTAAGTATACTTTAAAAAATATGAGTCTTAAAACGGCTTTGGCAGGATCTGTAAATACTGTTACTGCGCAATTGATGGACAAAGTAGGACCAAAACCTGTAGCGGCTATGGCAAAGAACATGGGAATTACCAGAGATATACCTGAAGTACCTTCCATTGCTTTAGGTACCGCAGAGGTTAATGTCTATGAAATGGTAGGTGCTTTCGGGACCTTTGCCAATGAAGGTGTCTATGTAAAACCAGTTCTTGTTACCAGAATTGAAGATAAAAACGGAACCGTTCTTTATGAGTATGTACCAGAAACTAGAGACGTCATGAGTAAAGATGTTGCCTATGCTATGGTAGATTTGATGCAGGGGGTTGTACAATCTGGTTCTGGAGGAAGATTAAGACACAGCTACGCAAAAAATAATGCTGTTTACAAAGAAGTAGTTACAGGCTATCCATATAACCTAACCAATCCTATAGCCGGTAAAACAGGAACCACACAAAAAAACAGTGATGGATGGTTTATGGGAATGGTACCCAACTTAGTCACTGGCGTTTGGGTTGGTGGCGAGGAACGCGCTACTCACTTTAATAGAACGGCCTATGGGCAAGGCGCTACTATGGCACTTCCTATTTGGGGACTGTATATGGTTAAAAATTATGCCAATAAAGAATTAGATATTTCAGATGGTAATTTTAAAAAACCCGCTGGTATGTCTATAGAATTAGACTGTTCTAAGTTTCAAGAAGATAAAAAGGATGATACAAATCCTGAAGAAGATGATTTGGATGATTTAGATTTTTAA
- a CDS encoding gliding motility lipoprotein GldH, translating into MAKYLFCFLSIVLFVSCDSSIVKSEYKTTPQGSWDKDDVKEFQIAELDTTQHYDIFINLRNDEKYAYSNIYIIAELHYPDGASVKDTLEYDMTMPDGQWLGKGSGSIKESKLWYKENVVLPTKGVYNLKIAHAMRKNGRVEGIMDLEGITDVGYQIEKHN; encoded by the coding sequence ATGGCTAAGTATTTGTTTTGTTTTTTATCAATTGTACTTTTTGTTTCGTGTGATTCTAGTATCGTAAAATCTGAGTACAAAACAACTCCACAGGGTAGTTGGGACAAAGATGATGTTAAAGAATTTCAGATTGCTGAATTGGACACAACACAACATTATGATATTTTTATTAACCTGCGGAACGATGAAAAGTATGCATACAGCAATATTTACATCATTGCAGAGTTACACTATCCTGACGGTGCTTCTGTTAAAGACACCTTGGAATATGACATGACTATGCCAGACGGCCAGTGGTTAGGCAAAGGCTCTGGAAGCATCAAAGAAAGTAAGCTTTGGTATAAAGAAAACGTCGTTTTACCCACAAAGGGCGTATATAATTTAAAAATTGCGCACGCCATGAGAAAAAATGGTCGTGTAGAAGGAATCATGGATTTAGAAGGCATTACAGATGTCGGGTATCAAATTGAAAAACACAATTAA